The genomic segment AGTTACCAGTTCCCAGGATAATTCACAGCATATGAAGCCATACGGACAGCAAATTTATACGCCGGAAGGGAAAACTAACCGGTTTCCAAAGGCGAACCTTTGGAACTGAGGAACCGTATGAGTTAAATGTTTCTGAATGGTGCAGGAAAAACAGACACCTGAAAGTGACGGATTTGTTCAAAAAACTCAATGCAAAACTCCGAGGATATTACAACTACTATGGAGTTATTGGAAATTTTGAAAGTCTGTCAGATTTCTTTTGGCATACCAAGAAGATTCTTTTTAAATGGTTGAACAGAAGAAGAAACAGATTCAGTTTTCATTGTTCTACGCATTGCAAAGCGCCTAAGCGAATAGTTCTGAGGAACCTTGTGCTGTAATTCGGCACGCAGGGGACTGTGGGGGGCAGTCGGGTAACTGGCTGCTCTACCCCGATTTTTTTTTGAATCAAGATAAATACAAAGATACAAAATATGGAATTAAAGCTTGCATTAAAACAACCAATTTTTAGATGGCTGCCAAAACATCTGAATCATATTGCTGAAAATATCGTTATAAGAAAAAGAAATATTTCATTTTTAGCTATAAACGCTTTATTTAGACTTAAAGATTCCAAAGTGTCGAATGCAGCCATGCCATTTGCAGGAAGCTTTTTCATTAGTGGGTATGTTCCGTTACAGCCAAACGATCAGTTGAGAAATAAGGCTGAAAAGTTGTCTGTTATTTTCAGAATTGACAAGCATAATAATATCATACCAATAACAGCATATAGTGAGAGTGATGAAAAATAATAATTTGCAAACAATTGAAGAGCAGGACGATTATATTCAGTCATTGGATATTGCCCGGTTACATGAAATGGAAAGAAATAGCGAGTTTTTGTTTCAGAATGACACGTCATTGCAGGCCGACAATAATGCTGAGGACTTGAAATATGATAACACAGATTCGTATATCCAACAATTACAGATTAACGAGTTGAAAGAACTTGAGATAAATAGTCATCTGCTTGAAAAAATTAATGAAGTGGATTTACAGCACAAGGTAAAACTTACAGGATTAAAAAGAGATATAATATTACTTATTGAAACAAAAAAGGAAAAAGCCACTTTGGAGCAAATACTCATTTATTGTAACACATTGCACATTCCTTATAAACAGATATTGCCTGAACTTTTTACTCAAGTAGCATATTGATATATTTGTTCTAATCTGTGAATGATTTGCAGATATTACTTTTTAACAAAAAAAACAAGTACTAAGGCAAGGCTGTGGGCATTATAATTTCAATGAAAAAAATAACAAGTCGTTCAACCGGGCAGCGGGGGCTTCCGATATCGCTTCAGCATCCGCTGCCGGTTAATTTATCGTGTGCGACACGAAGTCGCATAAATATTTGTTATACTTGGATATAATCCATGATATAACCTGATGTTCTGCCATCAGTACCCTACCTGCTGAATAAAGTGCGCAGGGACAGAGGAAGCCTCATTTTCAAAGATGGTCATCAAACCGTGAGGAGAGATGGCGACTGCCAGCATCAAAGCGGTCAGGAGCCAGGGTTGAGTGATATGGCTAACATATGTGAATCACTGATAAAGATCGTCAGCTAAAAAAGGCAAAAGGTGCTGATATGCCTTAACCAAAATGGTAAGCGGTTTCCGAGAGGTCTTGAATCACGAGAAAGCCAAAGATCAATGTATAAATCAGGAGTTCGTAGATTGGGAGCAGACATGAGAGCTGCTGGCGCGAGCCTGCGTTTCATAAGAAACGTGCATTGCCTAATGGTGTATATCGTGAAGGGTTCGAGATGGAGAAATTCCGATTCGATCTGTCTGCGGAGCCTGACGCAGACGGGGCAGTTGAAGATCAAAATATGGAGAAAGTGAAATCTCAAATTCAAGTCCTTCTGTGGAAGCTTAAACTGGGAGGGGATAGTACTCCCAGGGGCGGCAAAGCAGAAAAAGGCAGACTAATGGAAATTGACCAAGTGTCTTCAGGAAATGATCGGAAACTGAGAAACCGGGTCGTGCAAACGGCCTTAGAAAGGCTTGAGCCGTAGGTTTGGAAACTTACATGTACGGTTCTTAGGGGGGCGTGTGAACTGGTAACAGGGCTGTGGGGAGGCAACTCCCCCCGCCTACCCGACTGGGCGGTGAATATGGTTAATATGAAAAAATGTGCATATTGTGGAAATGATTCAGTCTCAACAAGAGAACATATTTTTCCAAAATCTTTGTTAAATCGGAAAAATATTGATACAAAAGAAAAATATAACGATAAACGAGTTCGGTACATCAGAAAAGCAGGAAAAATATTTGACGGTGAGCCAACTATTAATGATGTCTGCGGTTCTTGCAACGGCGGAGTCTTATCAAGATTAGACGCATACACATGTCAACTTTACGACAATTTTTTATATAAATTTGTTAATAAAGGAGAGTCTGTAATTTTTGAATACAATTTTGATATGTTAACAAGGTGGTTATTGAAAGTATCGTATAATTCAGCAAGGGCGAATAATCAGTTTGATTCAGGAATTTTATCAAATTATATCGAATATATAATAAAAGGTAAAACAAGACCTGATAGAATAAATGTTTTTGTACAATTGTTTATTCCATATGTTGAGAAATCAATTGAAGATATTCCTCCAGATTTTTTGCGTATTGCTGCTGTTGCCCCTGCCACCCTTCCCGATGAATTTGCATCAATCAGAATAATAGGAATTAATTCATATTGTTTTTATATAGTTATACCTTCAAAAATAAAAATTGATCGCAGAAGATGGAGAAATTCAATTGATGTATTTAAGAAAAATGTTATTGGTTCAAAAAGATTAAATCCAAATTATAAAAAAATAAGGCTTTTCGCATCGAAGGAAAATATAGTTTCATCATATGGTAAAAATATTGAACATAATCCTGAGATAATAACTGCCTTGAATAATTATTTTAAATGATATTTAAATTTAGCAATGAAGGATATAAAACGGAAGCGATTGACCAGAATGAACATTTGTCATCAGTCATATCACCGAAAAGCTTAAAAGAAAGGATATGAATAAACGGTGAAAACATCAGGTATTGCTATTTTGACGATAAAGAGGCACTATATCAATATAGTAGTTCTGATTCATTTAGGAAACCGCCCAACCCGGCGCTGATCGTGTTGCGACATGAAGTCGCTGATTTTATTGTTAATATATGATTCTCATTAAATGAGAATCAAGTAAAATTAACCTGTCTTATTGCAGACAGTTTCCTACTCCGACATGCACTTTCACCGCTGGTGTCTGATGTATGAAGCTTGGAGGACAACGTGAGCAACGTGTCCGTAAGGACTGGAGAGCAAACCGTGAGGGGGACTCAACTCTGGAAGCATCGAACTGGAGCGGGAGCCAGGAATGATGATATGGATAACACATGTGAACTGCTGATAAACGTCGTGAGCGCCAGTAAGTATCAAAAAGAGGACTCATACAGAAAGAGTTGAAAATTGCATCAGATATTCAATCAAAGCTACCACCAGCCAGAAGATTTATTATACCAGCACGTATTGAGGAATGTTATTTTGATTATAATAATGAATTATTATCAAATTTACAATATGTTGACCTATTCCGTTCGTATGAAAAGGGAATAAATCAAATTGTGAGAGTTTTTCTTCAAAATCAGGATTTAAGTAATCAAAAAATTAGATATACTTGTAATAAATGTGATGTTATTGTATGGGCGAAACCCAATTTAAAATTTTTTTGTGAATGTGGGCAACAATTCTTTTCTGATATTAGCACAACATATTTAAATGATTTAGATTAACCAGTTGGGTCGGGCGGATAAGTCCGCCGCACATATAATGAGAAAAATAAATTTTTACAGAGATAAAGCGGGATATAGTCCTGTTGAGGAATTTTTAGACAGTCTTAATGTCAAACAAGCACGGAAAGTTGTGTGGGTGTTGCGTCTGATTGAAGAACAGGAGATTATTCCGAGTACATATTTCAAAAAATTAATCAATACCGAAGATATATGGGAAGCGAGAATACAATTCGGCAGTGATATTTTCAGGATATTGGGCTTTTTTGAAGAAAATAACGTGATTATTCTGACTCATGCTTTTCAGAAAAAATCGCAGAAGACCCCGAAAAAGGAAATACACCTTGCTGAAATAAGGAAAAAAGACCATTTGATGAGGAAGTAAAATGAGCGACTTACAAAAATATATAAAAAACAGGAAGGCACGGGAGCCTGAGTTTGCACAAAACTTTGAAGAAGGTTATCAGTCTTTTAAAATCGGTGTTCTTTTAAAACAGGCAAGAGAAGAAGCAAGATT from the Desulfonema limicola genome contains:
- a CDS encoding group II intron maturase-specific domain-containing protein → MRRKGKLTGFQRRTFGTEEPYELNVSEWCRKNRHLKVTDLFKKLNAKLRGYYNYYGVIGNFESLSDFFWHTKKILFKWLNRRRNRFSFHCSTHCKAPKRIVLRNLVL
- a CDS encoding type II toxin-antitoxin system RelE/ParE family toxin, whose product is MRKINFYRDKAGYSPVEEFLDSLNVKQARKVVWVLRLIEEQEIIPSTYFKKLINTEDIWEARIQFGSDIFRILGFFEENNVIILTHAFQKKSQKTPKKEIHLAEIRKKDHLMRK